The Tardiphaga alba genome includes a window with the following:
- a CDS encoding branched-chain amino acid ABC transporter permease: protein MKRIAPIDIIGGIIIVAILAAIPAITGSNYLTGVLTVCVIYGIWAASWDFMSGLTGRENFGHSLFIGAGAYTAGFLSSIWAANPWYSLPLGVVVAVAFAVLVGFPTLRLRGPYFALAMLSTSAILQRLCLIFWEQTGGEEGIYGLDPLMKSALHYYWFALGILVVSVIVLTLLAQSHWGLLLRAIRGDEATCQAAGINVTFYKIASLMISAGFAGLGGALYAHYQLQVSPPLFSVVVSITVIIMVYVGGIGSIYGAAVAAILLTLLTEMLRGFGEYRLWIYTLTLMLILFFLPNGLIAPLWRRMTERLR, encoded by the coding sequence ATGAAGCGCATCGCCCCCATCGACATCATCGGCGGCATCATTATCGTCGCCATCCTCGCGGCCATCCCGGCCATCACCGGCAGCAACTATCTTACAGGCGTTCTGACGGTCTGCGTGATCTACGGCATCTGGGCCGCGAGCTGGGATTTCATGTCCGGCCTCACCGGCCGCGAGAATTTCGGTCACTCGCTGTTCATTGGCGCGGGCGCCTATACCGCGGGCTTCCTGTCATCTATCTGGGCCGCCAATCCGTGGTACAGCCTGCCGCTCGGCGTGGTCGTGGCCGTTGCCTTTGCCGTCCTGGTGGGCTTTCCCACCTTGCGTTTGCGTGGTCCCTATTTCGCGCTGGCGATGCTCTCCACCTCCGCAATCCTGCAGCGTCTGTGTTTGATCTTCTGGGAGCAGACTGGCGGCGAGGAAGGTATCTACGGCCTCGATCCTCTGATGAAGTCTGCGCTGCATTATTACTGGTTCGCGCTCGGCATTCTCGTCGTCTCCGTGATTGTGCTGACACTGCTGGCGCAATCGCATTGGGGCCTGCTGCTGCGTGCCATCCGCGGCGACGAAGCGACCTGCCAGGCCGCCGGCATCAATGTCACCTTCTACAAGATTGCGTCATTGATGATCTCGGCCGGCTTTGCCGGGCTTGGTGGCGCGCTTTATGCGCATTACCAGTTGCAGGTGTCCCCACCGCTGTTCTCCGTGGTCGTCTCCATCACCGTGATCATCATGGTCTATGTCGGCGGCATCGGCTCGATCTATGGCGCCGCAGTTGCCGCGATCCTACTGACGCTGCTCACCGAGATGCTGCGCGGCTTCGGCGAATACCGGCTCTGGATCTACACACTGACGCTGATGCTGATCCTGTTCTTCCTGCCCAACGGGCTGATCGCGCCGCTCTGGCGTCGGATGACGGAGCGCCTGCGATGA
- a CDS encoding branched-chain amino acid ABC transporter permease, with protein MLQILIYGAVSSAIYAMLAVGFTLIFGVARILNLAHGSFYALGAYSAYVFTSLLGFPLLIAAPLAVLLVAGFGVLMERFLVRPLRASQLAVLMITLAVSLAVEQALFITFGSEYRNVPSFVADKLTIGGVDIGGQRLLALVMGVLVLLLLWLFIQRTRLGAAILAVSQDPEAAQYMGIPTNRIFSIVMAISAGTAALAGILVSPFLTVQPTMGLLPMVKAFAIVIVGGLGSIPGSIIASLILGYSETIVAYLISTSWTELVSLVAVVITLMIRPAGILGRRAAF; from the coding sequence ATGCTCCAGATCTTGATTTACGGCGCCGTGTCGAGCGCCATCTATGCCATGCTGGCTGTCGGCTTCACGCTCATCTTTGGTGTCGCTCGCATCCTCAATCTCGCCCATGGCTCGTTCTATGCGCTCGGCGCCTATTCGGCCTATGTCTTCACGTCGCTGCTCGGCTTCCCACTGCTGATCGCAGCGCCACTTGCGGTGCTGCTGGTCGCGGGCTTCGGCGTGCTAATGGAACGTTTTCTGGTACGTCCACTGCGCGCCTCTCAACTCGCTGTGTTGATGATCACGCTGGCCGTGTCGCTCGCTGTCGAGCAGGCGCTGTTCATCACCTTCGGCTCCGAATATCGCAACGTCCCCTCCTTCGTCGCCGACAAGCTGACCATCGGCGGCGTCGACATCGGCGGACAGCGCCTGCTCGCACTGGTCATGGGCGTCCTCGTGCTGCTGCTGCTGTGGCTGTTCATCCAGCGCACCCGGCTGGGCGCGGCGATCCTCGCAGTGTCGCAGGATCCGGAAGCCGCGCAGTATATGGGCATCCCGACCAATCGCATCTTCTCCATCGTGATGGCGATCTCGGCCGGCACTGCCGCGCTGGCGGGCATTCTGGTGTCGCCCTTTCTCACCGTGCAGCCGACCATGGGCCTGCTGCCGATGGTGAAAGCCTTCGCCATCGTCATCGTCGGTGGGCTCGGCTCGATCCCGGGCAGCATCATCGCCTCGCTGATCCTCGGTTATTCCGAGACCATCGTTGCCTATCTCATCTCCACATCATGGACGGAGCTGGTGTCGCTGGTCGCCGTCGTGATCACCTTGATGATCCGGCCGGCAGGCATCCTCGGGCGACGGGCGGCATTCTGA
- a CDS encoding ABC transporter substrate-binding protein, with translation MNSFLRPLAAASVIVAGALASTTPVSAQQPIKIGLPTSIQLQVGRDTQNAAKMAIEEINAKGGLLGRKLEIVVADETENPEQGIAAIKKLTADEKVDVLIGGYTSGVTLAQLPHIANAKTIYLGVGAASPAITAKVKTDYENYKYIFRVSPIHAGHQARALVDFINGKLKGEMGLKKVAIVGENAKWVQDLVPILKKGAIEGGTEIPLSEFFDTSTSDFSPLFAKVKNSGAQYLIVILSHASSDIFVKQWHDAQVPIPIGGIDVKSQDADFFTRVSGKALAETVGLFATRAELTPKTIPFWDEFVKRFGTAPVYTGVGTYDAVHVYAEAVKRANSVEPAAVIKELEKTDYVGIAGKIQFDEVHDVKQGPGLQNLLFAQWQKDGARVVVWPKESAKGPMIPRRG, from the coding sequence ATGAACTCATTTCTGAGGCCGCTTGCGGCTGCCAGTGTGATTGTTGCTGGCGCCCTTGCTTCCACTACGCCAGTCTCGGCGCAGCAGCCGATCAAGATCGGCCTTCCCACATCGATCCAGCTACAGGTCGGCCGCGACACCCAGAACGCGGCGAAGATGGCCATCGAGGAAATCAATGCGAAGGGCGGATTGCTCGGCCGCAAGCTTGAGATCGTCGTCGCCGACGAGACCGAGAATCCCGAACAGGGCATCGCCGCCATCAAGAAGCTGACCGCCGACGAGAAAGTCGACGTGCTGATCGGCGGCTATACATCGGGCGTGACTCTGGCGCAGCTGCCGCATATCGCCAACGCCAAGACGATCTATCTCGGCGTCGGCGCCGCCTCTCCGGCCATCACCGCCAAGGTGAAAACGGATTACGAGAACTATAAATACATCTTCCGAGTGTCACCGATCCACGCCGGCCATCAGGCCCGCGCGCTGGTGGACTTCATCAACGGCAAGCTCAAAGGCGAGATGGGCCTGAAGAAGGTCGCCATTGTCGGCGAGAATGCCAAATGGGTGCAGGATCTGGTGCCGATCCTGAAGAAGGGCGCCATCGAAGGCGGCACCGAAATCCCACTGTCGGAATTCTTCGACACCTCGACCTCGGACTTTTCGCCGCTCTTCGCCAAGGTGAAGAATTCCGGTGCGCAGTATCTGATCGTGATCCTGTCGCATGCCTCAAGCGACATCTTCGTCAAGCAGTGGCATGACGCCCAGGTGCCGATCCCGATCGGCGGCATCGACGTGAAGAGCCAGGACGCCGACTTCTTCACCCGCGTCAGCGGCAAGGCGCTCGCCGAAACCGTCGGCTTGTTCGCCACCCGTGCCGAACTGACGCCGAAGACCATTCCGTTCTGGGATGAGTTCGTGAAGCGTTTTGGTACCGCCCCAGTCTATACCGGCGTTGGCACCTACGATGCGGTTCACGTCTATGCCGAGGCAGTGAAGCGCGCCAATTCGGTCGAACCGGCCGCCGTCATCAAGGAATTGGAAAAGACAGACTATGTCGGCATCGCCGGCAAGATCCAGTTCGACGAAGTGCACGACGTGAAACAGGGCCCCGGCCTGCAGAACCTGCTGTTCGCACAGTGGCAGAAGGATGGTGCTCGCGTCGTGGTCTGGCCGAAGGAATCGGCCAAGGGGCCAATGATCCCCCGCCGTGGATGA
- a CDS encoding DUF6455 family protein — MTTAQQYPVVSYLIDQFGAWVQQRRQLNELSGLDHGEFTRMAHELGLAPGDLTDLVRRGVDGAEELPQMLRALGFTEEAITRIAPPQMMEMRHACAGCTHKQACHVDLAAKTAAAHYEDYCANANELTLMRTKRDRAANYSPTLAELFKRPA, encoded by the coding sequence ATGACAACCGCTCAACAATATCCTGTGGTCAGCTACCTGATCGATCAGTTCGGCGCCTGGGTTCAGCAGCGCCGCCAACTCAACGAACTTTCCGGGCTCGACCACGGCGAATTCACCCGCATGGCGCATGAACTGGGCCTCGCCCCCGGCGACCTCACGGACCTCGTACGCCGCGGCGTCGATGGCGCGGAAGAGTTGCCGCAGATGCTGCGCGCGCTCGGCTTCACGGAAGAGGCCATCACCAGGATTGCACCGCCGCAAATGATGGAAATGCGCCATGCCTGTGCCGGCTGCACCCATAAGCAGGCCTGCCACGTCGATCTGGCGGCGAAGACGGCCGCAGCGCACTATGAGGACTATTGCGCCAACGCCAACGAGCTCACGCTGATGCGGACAAAACGCGACCGCGCAGCAAATTATTCTCCGACCCTCGCCGAATTATTCAAAAGGCCGGCCTAG
- a CDS encoding DUF29 domain-containing protein, producing the protein MDARTYELDFFEWTQQQAAALRSRPLDVNALDTERLAEEIEDMGREQIRRTSSFLVQMLVHLFKLHLDPKAPSVQRWFKEVLRFQADAVLSLSPGIKQRLDLDTIWRLAKRRTTAELARHNIVVKNLPDVCPLSLDAMLDVDFDTEKALQTIAAAIT; encoded by the coding sequence ATGGATGCGCGCACTTACGAACTTGATTTCTTTGAATGGACGCAGCAGCAAGCTGCGGCGCTCCGATCCCGGCCTCTCGACGTCAATGCGCTCGATACCGAACGGCTGGCGGAAGAGATCGAAGATATGGGGCGGGAGCAGATCCGAAGGACATCGAGCTTCCTTGTCCAGATGCTCGTCCATCTTTTTAAGCTGCATCTCGATCCAAAAGCGCCATCGGTCCAACGGTGGTTCAAGGAGGTCTTGCGCTTTCAAGCCGATGCCGTGCTCTCACTCTCTCCCGGCATAAAGCAGCGCCTCGATCTGGATACGATTTGGCGGCTTGCGAAACGACGTACAACAGCCGAACTGGCTCGGCACAATATCGTCGTCAAGAACCTGCCAGACGTCTGTCCACTCTCGCTCGACGCTATGTTGGATGTAGACTTCGATACCGAGAAAGCATTGCAGACGATCGCAGCAGCGATAACGTAA
- a CDS encoding ArgE/DapE family deacylase, with protein MALDPALRDKIIAAVDKGFDAQVKFTQDMVRHESTRGNEHTMQDFMFRAMKERGYSMERFNMDKEALKRHPGAGAWDELHSQAPIVVGTHRPRNETGRSLIMQGHVDVVPEGPLDMWATPPYDPVIQGDWMQGRGAGDMKAGCASNIFALDALKSIGLQPAATVYLQSVVEEESTGDGALMTHLRGYKADAVVVSEPSHETITRANIGVVWFQVEVRGVPVHVQRMGTGANAIDGAYRVVGELRKLEAEWNATKGEHEHFKHIEKPVNLNIGKIAGGDWASSVPAWCKIDFRISLLPGKTAEAAKKEIVDRVAAFSRQDPFLSNIPPTVTFNGFQAEGYELKPGSDAENTLAAAHEIVFGQKPKPETSLAYLDSRVYALFDNIPTLNYGCISRGVHGFDEGVNLPSLKKTTTALALFIAEWCGVEEVKA; from the coding sequence ATGGCTCTCGATCCCGCCCTTCGCGACAAGATCATCGCCGCCGTCGACAAGGGTTTTGACGCCCAGGTCAAATTCACCCAGGACATGGTTCGCCACGAATCCACCCGCGGCAACGAACACACCATGCAGGACTTCATGTTCCGCGCCATGAAGGAGCGCGGCTACAGCATGGAGCGCTTCAACATGGACAAGGAAGCGCTGAAGCGTCATCCCGGCGCCGGCGCCTGGGATGAACTGCATTCGCAGGCTCCGATCGTCGTCGGCACCCATCGTCCGCGCAACGAAACCGGCCGCTCGCTGATCATGCAGGGCCATGTGGACGTGGTGCCGGAAGGCCCGCTCGACATGTGGGCGACCCCGCCCTACGACCCCGTGATCCAGGGCGACTGGATGCAGGGCCGCGGCGCCGGCGACATGAAGGCGGGCTGCGCTTCCAACATCTTCGCCCTCGACGCGCTGAAGAGCATCGGCCTGCAGCCGGCAGCCACCGTGTATCTGCAGTCGGTGGTGGAAGAAGAATCCACCGGCGACGGCGCCCTGATGACGCATTTGCGCGGCTACAAGGCCGATGCAGTGGTCGTCTCCGAGCCTTCGCATGAGACCATCACCCGCGCCAATATCGGCGTGGTCTGGTTCCAGGTGGAAGTGCGCGGCGTGCCGGTTCACGTGCAGCGCATGGGTACCGGCGCCAATGCCATCGACGGCGCCTATCGCGTGGTCGGCGAGCTGCGCAAGCTGGAAGCCGAGTGGAACGCCACCAAGGGCGAGCACGAGCACTTCAAGCACATCGAGAAGCCGGTCAACCTCAACATCGGCAAGATCGCCGGTGGTGACTGGGCCTCGTCGGTCCCGGCCTGGTGCAAGATCGATTTCCGTATCTCGCTGCTGCCCGGCAAGACCGCCGAAGCCGCGAAGAAGGAAATCGTGGACCGCGTCGCCGCCTTCTCGCGCCAGGACCCGTTCCTGTCGAATATCCCGCCGACCGTCACCTTCAACGGTTTCCAGGCCGAAGGCTACGAGCTGAAGCCCGGCTCGGATGCCGAGAACACGCTGGCCGCTGCGCATGAAATCGTGTTCGGGCAGAAGCCGAAGCCGGAAACGTCGTTGGCCTATCTCGACAGCCGCGTTTATGCGCTGTTCGACAATATCCCGACACTGAACTACGGCTGCATTTCGCGCGGCGTCCATGGCTTCGACGAAGGCGTCAACCTGCCCTCGCTGAAGAAGACAACGACGGCGCTGGCGCTGTTCATCGCCGAATGGTGCGGCGTGGAAGAGGTGAAGGCGTAA
- the gabT gene encoding 4-aminobutyrate--2-oxoglutarate transaminase has product MATNAEIFARREAAVPRGIGHSTPISAQRALNAEVWDVEGKRYVDFAGGIAVLNTGHCHPHVMAAVKAQMENFTHTCFQVLLYESYVTLAERLNKLVPIDGDTKTAFFTTGAEATENAIKMARAATGRAGVIAFTGGFHGRTHMTMTMTGKVFPYKKGFGGAMPEVWHVPFPAAQLDVTVEESLKYLNFLFRADIDPARVAAIIIEPVQGEGGFHQAPPELMRALRKICDENGIVLIADEVQTGYGRTGKMFAMEHYDVKPDLITVAKSLAGGFPLSGVIGKAKIMDAADPGGLGGTYAGNPLAIAAAMAVLDVFEKEKLVDRANHIGERITTRLKKMQQRNDLVPIDSIRNVGAMIAFDIVKERGGDAADAEMTKKVTQKAVEEGLVLLSCGVNFNTIRVLVPLTAQDEILDEGMEKLERALTA; this is encoded by the coding sequence ATGGCTACCAATGCAGAAATCTTCGCGCGCCGCGAAGCCGCGGTACCCCGCGGCATCGGCCACTCCACACCGATCTCGGCACAGCGAGCGCTGAATGCCGAAGTCTGGGACGTCGAAGGCAAGCGCTACGTCGATTTCGCCGGCGGCATTGCGGTGCTCAACACCGGTCATTGCCATCCGCACGTCATGGCGGCCGTGAAGGCGCAAATGGAGAACTTCACGCACACCTGCTTCCAGGTGCTGCTGTATGAATCCTATGTCACCCTCGCCGAGCGCCTCAACAAGCTGGTCCCGATCGACGGCGACACCAAGACCGCCTTCTTCACCACCGGCGCCGAGGCCACCGAAAACGCCATCAAGATGGCCCGCGCCGCCACCGGCCGTGCCGGCGTGATCGCCTTCACCGGCGGCTTCCATGGCCGCACCCACATGACCATGACCATGACGGGCAAGGTGTTCCCCTACAAGAAGGGCTTTGGCGGTGCGATGCCGGAAGTCTGGCACGTGCCCTTCCCGGCCGCCCAGCTCGACGTCACGGTTGAAGAGTCGCTGAAGTATTTGAACTTCCTGTTCAGGGCCGACATCGACCCGGCCCGCGTGGCCGCCATCATCATCGAGCCCGTGCAGGGCGAAGGCGGCTTCCACCAGGCCCCGCCGGAACTGATGCGCGCGCTGCGCAAGATCTGCGACGAGAACGGCATCGTGCTGATCGCCGACGAAGTGCAGACCGGCTACGGCCGCACCGGCAAGATGTTCGCGATGGAACATTACGATGTGAAGCCTGATCTCATCACGGTGGCGAAGAGCCTCGCCGGCGGCTTCCCGCTGTCGGGCGTGATCGGCAAGGCCAAGATCATGGACGCTGCCGATCCGGGCGGCCTCGGCGGCACCTATGCCGGCAACCCGCTGGCGATTGCTGCGGCCATGGCCGTGCTCGATGTGTTCGAGAAGGAGAAGCTGGTGGACCGCGCCAACCATATCGGCGAGCGCATCACCACGCGCCTGAAGAAGATGCAGCAGCGCAACGACCTCGTGCCGATCGACAGCATCCGCAATGTCGGCGCCATGATCGCCTTCGACATCGTCAAGGAGCGTGGCGGCGATGCAGCCGATGCCGAGATGACCAAGAAGGTGACGCAGAAGGCTGTCGAGGAAGGCCTCGTGCTGCTGTCCTGCGGTGTCAACTTCAACACCATCCGCGTGCTCGTCCCGCTCACCGCCCAGGACGAGATCCTGGACGAAGGCATGGAAAAGCTCGAACGCGCGCTGACTGCCTAA
- a CDS encoding GntR family transcriptional regulator produces the protein MSPPVGLTALTDTDLVGQVARVLTQAIVNGQLLPGAKVVEAGIARELGISRAPVREAARLLEQQGLLVSHPRRGFFVRKLEARDIDEIYDLRICVECHAAILAAKNLTPANRAALRKQIDVLHETADLEDHARQVEEDYKFHRMVIEIAGNDRLLKVFDDLSSELRMVIGLIGRLYDDPHRIAQTHEALLDVLEQGHPDVIAARFDYHIAAAWREVGKLVREIPPSTNGAAT, from the coding sequence ATGTCCCCTCCAGTTGGCCTGACGGCACTTACCGACACCGATCTCGTCGGTCAGGTGGCGCGCGTGTTGACGCAAGCAATCGTCAACGGACAGCTCCTGCCGGGAGCGAAAGTCGTCGAGGCCGGGATTGCGCGCGAGCTTGGAATTAGCAGGGCGCCGGTGCGTGAGGCCGCGCGATTGCTCGAGCAGCAAGGGCTGCTCGTCTCGCATCCGCGCCGCGGCTTCTTCGTCCGCAAGCTCGAGGCCCGAGACATCGACGAGATCTACGATCTGCGGATTTGCGTCGAGTGTCACGCCGCGATCCTTGCGGCAAAGAACCTCACCCCCGCAAACCGCGCTGCGCTGCGAAAGCAGATCGACGTGCTGCACGAAACCGCCGATCTGGAAGACCACGCCCGCCAGGTCGAGGAAGATTACAAATTTCATCGCATGGTGATCGAGATCGCCGGCAATGATCGCCTGCTGAAAGTGTTCGACGATCTGTCGTCCGAGCTGCGCATGGTGATTGGCCTGATCGGCCGGCTCTACGACGACCCGCATCGCATCGCGCAGACACATGAGGCTTTGCTCGACGTGCTCGAACAAGGCCACCCCGACGTCATCGCCGCCCGCTTCGATTATCACATCGCTGCAGCCTGGCGCGAAGTCGGCAAGCTGGTTCGCGAAATCCCGCCATCAACGAATGGAGCTGCCACGTGA
- a CDS encoding class II aldolase/adducin family protein: MHANLTPTLDAAKQVRVNLAAAYRLIHRHGLDDSIYTHISVRVPGTKDRFLINPYGMRFEEVTASNLVTVDTDGKVVDDPLGLGINPAGFTIHSAVHAVRHDANCVLHTHTVAGVAVSCLKEGLMPLNQWSMQFTDRIAYHDFEGIALDLSERERLVADLGDKMVLILRNHGLLTCGRSVGEAFKLMFNMERSCRAQLAILATGAEVIRPSHAIAAHTAGQYDRGYEKVHGQGKPDSEWDAFKRMLDRTDADYKN; this comes from the coding sequence ATGCATGCCAATCTGACGCCGACGCTGGATGCCGCGAAGCAGGTTCGTGTCAATCTCGCCGCTGCCTATCGCCTGATCCATCGCCACGGTCTCGACGACAGCATCTACACGCATATTTCCGTTCGCGTTCCCGGCACGAAGGACCGCTTCCTCATCAATCCCTATGGCATGCGCTTTGAGGAAGTGACCGCGTCAAATCTCGTCACCGTCGATACCGACGGCAAGGTTGTCGATGATCCGCTCGGCCTCGGCATCAATCCGGCCGGCTTCACCATTCACAGCGCCGTCCATGCCGTACGCCACGATGCCAATTGCGTGCTCCATACGCACACCGTTGCTGGTGTCGCCGTATCATGCCTCAAGGAAGGCCTGATGCCGCTGAACCAATGGTCGATGCAGTTCACCGATCGCATCGCCTATCATGACTTCGAAGGCATCGCGTTGGATCTCTCCGAGCGCGAGCGTCTCGTGGCCGATCTCGGCGACAAGATGGTGCTGATCCTGCGCAATCACGGTTTGCTCACCTGCGGTCGTTCGGTGGGCGAAGCTTTCAAGTTGATGTTCAACATGGAGCGCTCCTGCCGCGCGCAGCTCGCGATCCTTGCAACCGGTGCAGAAGTCATTCGCCCATCGCATGCTATTGCCGCGCACACGGCAGGCCAGTATGACCGCGGTTACGAGAAGGTGCATGGGCAGGGCAAGCCGGACAGCGAGTGGGATGCGTTCAAGCGCATGCTCGATAGGACGGACGCCGACTACAAGAACTGA
- a CDS encoding 2-hydroxyacid dehydrogenase — MPLTPLRCVLLSTTLDLRDYLSSEITRLEGHVTFIDHLDGSDAADVQMAVGWHPQQDAFDHYPNVRAACSIAAGADSLLHCPSMRDGIDIVRVVEPAQAEMMSGFVVWHAIGHQRQMGAYLQQQRFKVWQRLPKRSAADVPVGILGYGAIGARVASDLAMLGFPVKVWSRTEKPTSAGVTGFQGADGLRRMLDDTEILVNLLPLTTETRGILDAALFALLRRGAYLVHVGRGPHLVEQDLIAALDSGQLSGAAIDVFDVEPLRGDHMFWGHPKIVVTPHDACDVTLSAIGGTIRATADAVHAGVKPKDTVDRMRGY; from the coding sequence ATGCCATTGACGCCTCTTCGCTGCGTTCTTCTCAGCACCACGCTCGATCTGCGCGATTATCTGTCCAGTGAGATCACGCGGCTCGAAGGCCACGTGACTTTCATCGATCATCTCGACGGCAGCGATGCCGCCGACGTCCAGATGGCCGTCGGCTGGCATCCGCAGCAGGACGCCTTCGATCACTATCCGAATGTGAGGGCTGCGTGCTCGATCGCGGCCGGCGCCGACAGCCTGCTGCATTGCCCGAGCATGCGCGATGGCATCGACATCGTGCGCGTGGTCGAGCCGGCGCAGGCCGAGATGATGTCGGGCTTCGTGGTCTGGCATGCGATCGGTCACCAGCGCCAGATGGGCGCCTATCTGCAGCAGCAGCGCTTCAAGGTGTGGCAACGCCTGCCGAAGCGCAGCGCTGCGGATGTTCCCGTCGGCATTCTCGGCTACGGCGCCATCGGTGCACGCGTCGCGTCCGATCTCGCGATGCTCGGCTTTCCCGTGAAAGTGTGGAGCCGCACCGAGAAGCCGACCAGCGCAGGCGTGACCGGCTTTCAAGGGGCGGACGGTCTGCGGCGCATGCTGGACGACACCGAAATCCTGGTGAACCTGCTGCCGCTGACCACGGAAACCCGAGGCATTCTCGATGCCGCCTTGTTCGCCCTGTTGCGCCGCGGGGCCTATCTCGTCCATGTCGGTCGCGGGCCGCATCTGGTGGAGCAGGACCTGATCGCGGCGCTCGACAGCGGCCAGCTCTCCGGCGCGGCAATCGACGTCTTCGATGTGGAGCCACTGCGTGGCGATCACATGTTCTGGGGCCACCCGAAGATCGTGGTGACGCCGCATGATGCCTGCGACGTCACCCTGTCGGCGATCGGCGGCACCATCCGCGCCACCGCCGATGCGGTGCATGCCGGCGTGAAGCCGAAGGATACGGTGGACCGGATGCGGGGATATTGA
- the nikR gene encoding nickel-responsive transcriptional regulator NikR: MQRITITLDDDLMAELDALIAERGYQNRSEAIRDLTRAGMQQAAQEQGKSGDCVAALVYVYDHAQRDLSRRLVDTYHHHHDLSLATLHVHLDGDNCMEVTALRGSGHEVQHFADHIIAERGVKYGRVVMMPTGKKAAGKRKPHSHR; encoded by the coding sequence ATGCAGCGCATTACGATCACGCTCGACGATGATTTGATGGCGGAGCTGGATGCGCTCATCGCCGAGCGCGGCTATCAGAACCGCTCAGAGGCCATCCGCGACCTGACCCGCGCAGGCATGCAGCAGGCCGCACAGGAACAAGGCAAGTCCGGCGATTGCGTCGCGGCGCTGGTCTATGTCTATGACCACGCCCAGCGAGACCTGTCGCGCCGGCTGGTGGACACCTATCACCATCACCACGACCTCTCGCTGGCGACGCTGCATGTGCATCTCGACGGCGACAACTGCATGGAAGTGACGGCACTGCGCGGCTCAGGCCACGAGGTGCAGCATTTCGCGGATCACATCATCGCGGAGCGCGGCGTGAAATACGGCCGCGTGGTGATGATGCCAACGGGGAAGAAGGCAGCGGGAAAACGCAAACCGCATTCGCATAGGTGA